A portion of the Micromonospora tarapacensis genome contains these proteins:
- a CDS encoding mechanosensitive ion channel family protein, which yields MRDNFGDAVGDTLRAILLFLPKALAFVAILVAGWLIAKAALKIVDRLLERVGFDRAVERGGIRRALARSRYDASDIVARLAYYGILLLTLYLAFGIWGPNPISDLIAGVIAWLPRAFVAIVIVVVAAAIASAVKDIISGALGGLSYGRLLATVASAFILGLGIIAALNQIGVATAVTTPVLVAVLATVGGILVVGVGGGLIRPMQGRWESWLARAEQESRTIAEHARAYSADRRDREEPPADPVAAPAAAAPSFGAPASTGPAGQPPAATSGERGGDPGRPARRTTTRRPPRSSPRPAPTPAPPRRCRAIRRPRRRRSPRPLRRCPRSVAPTTASRR from the coding sequence ATGCGAGACAACTTCGGCGACGCGGTGGGGGACACCCTCCGTGCGATACTTCTCTTCCTACCCAAGGCACTCGCCTTCGTGGCGATCCTGGTCGCCGGCTGGCTGATCGCCAAGGCGGCCCTGAAGATCGTCGACCGGCTGCTCGAACGGGTCGGCTTCGACCGCGCGGTCGAGCGCGGCGGGATCCGCCGGGCACTGGCCCGGTCGCGCTACGACGCCAGCGACATCGTCGCCCGGCTCGCCTACTACGGGATCCTGCTGCTCACCCTCTACCTGGCGTTCGGGATCTGGGGGCCGAACCCGATCTCCGACCTGATCGCCGGGGTCATCGCCTGGCTGCCGCGCGCCTTCGTCGCGATCGTCATCGTGGTGGTCGCCGCCGCCATCGCCAGTGCGGTGAAGGACATCATCTCCGGTGCCCTCGGCGGCCTGTCCTACGGGCGGCTGCTGGCCACCGTCGCCTCGGCGTTCATCCTGGGCCTCGGCATCATCGCCGCGCTCAACCAGATCGGCGTAGCCACGGCCGTGACCACCCCGGTGCTGGTCGCCGTGCTGGCGACCGTCGGCGGCATCCTCGTGGTCGGCGTCGGCGGCGGGCTGATCCGGCCGATGCAGGGCCGGTGGGAGTCCTGGCTGGCCCGCGCCGAGCAGGAGTCGCGGACGATCGCCGAGCATGCCCGCGCCTACTCGGCAGATCGCCGTGACCGCGAGGAGCCTCCCGCCGACCCGGTCGCCGCACCGGCTGCCGCCGCGCCCAGCTTCGGCGCACCGGCGTCCACCGGGCCGGCCGGACAGCCGCCGGCCGCCACGAGCGGCGAACGGGGCGGCGACCCGGGTCGGCCAGCTCGTCGGACGACGACCCGGAGGCCACCCAGGTCGTCACCCCGCCCGGCACCGACGCCGGCACCACCACGCCGCTGCCGCGCGATACGGAGACCACGCAGACGCAGGTCACCTCGCCCGCTCCGGCGGTGCCCGCGCAGCGTGGCTCCGACGACAGCGAGTCGACGGTGA
- a CDS encoding carbohydrate ABC transporter permease yields the protein MPERAARLWRTLGAAFVVLVFVPPLLLLVSGSLTEPGLPPSPTPQLVPDPLSTAGYERALDLGGLLRASLNSVLVAVLAVPLSVLVASLAGFALARLAPRTTAVVVAASLVALMVPATALLVPRFTIFRFLGLTDTLVPLVAPALLGTSPLYVLVYYLAFRALPGELYDACLVADLTPLRTWWRVALPLVRPVTAGLTALTFVLTWSNFLDPLVYLYDRDLFTLPLALRSLSLLDPTNFPVFLAGAVIATVPALVVFALAQRRFLHHHD from the coding sequence CTGCCCGAGCGCGCGGCCCGGCTGTGGCGCACGCTCGGCGCGGCCTTCGTCGTCCTGGTCTTCGTGCCGCCACTGCTGCTGCTGGTCTCCGGCTCCCTCACCGAGCCCGGCCTGCCACCGTCGCCGACACCGCAGCTGGTGCCGGATCCGCTCTCCACCGCGGGCTACGAGCGTGCCCTCGACCTCGGCGGACTGCTGCGCGCCTCGCTGAACTCGGTGCTGGTCGCCGTCCTGGCGGTGCCGCTGAGCGTGCTGGTCGCCTCGCTGGCCGGGTTCGCGCTGGCCCGGCTGGCGCCGCGCACCACCGCCGTCGTGGTAGCGGCCTCACTGGTGGCGCTCATGGTGCCGGCGACCGCGCTGCTCGTGCCGCGCTTCACGATCTTCCGGTTCCTCGGGCTGACCGACACCCTCGTACCGCTTGTCGCGCCGGCGCTGCTGGGCACCTCGCCGCTCTACGTCCTGGTCTACTACCTGGCCTTCCGGGCGTTACCGGGCGAGTTGTACGACGCCTGTCTGGTGGCGGACCTGACCCCGCTGCGCACCTGGTGGCGGGTCGCGCTGCCGCTGGTGCGGCCGGTGACCGCCGGGCTCACCGCGCTCACCTTCGTGCTCACCTGGTCGAACTTCCTCGACCCGCTGGTCTACCTCTACGACCGTGACCTGTTCACCCTGCCGTTGGCGCTGCGTTCGCTGTCGCTGCTCGACCCCACCAACTTCCCGGTCTTCCTGGCCGGTGCGGTGATCGCCACGGTTCCCGCGCTGGTGGTCTTCGCCCTGGCCCAGCGGCGTTTTCTGCACCACCATGACTGA
- a CDS encoding FadR/GntR family transcriptional regulator gives MAFVPVIRASVSDLVFGQLRDAIVSGAYHTDDTLPGERELAAAFQVNRHAVREALRRLQQLGLLRVSQGGATRVLDWRVHAGLDLALSLVQSGDVLPVAALVRDMMDMRACIGVDAARLCARRADGAARRRIGQAVEEYAGLAPDLTAMGAANIALWRQILHGCGNTAYLLAFNSLVAGALAVAEVPPQRRSAELLDVAGHRRLAEAIADGRDAEAAEQARTLLTAALTAPTRKDSRA, from the coding sequence ATGGCCTTCGTCCCCGTCATCCGCGCCTCCGTGTCGGACCTCGTCTTCGGCCAGCTGCGCGACGCGATCGTCAGCGGCGCCTACCACACCGACGACACCCTGCCCGGTGAACGGGAACTGGCCGCCGCGTTCCAGGTGAACCGGCACGCGGTCCGCGAGGCGCTGCGCCGGTTGCAGCAACTGGGCCTGCTCCGGGTCAGTCAGGGCGGGGCGACCCGGGTGCTGGACTGGCGGGTGCACGCCGGTCTGGACCTCGCCCTGTCCCTGGTGCAGTCCGGTGACGTCCTCCCGGTCGCCGCGCTGGTCCGCGACATGATGGACATGCGGGCCTGCATCGGCGTGGACGCCGCCCGGCTCTGCGCCCGCCGCGCCGACGGCGCGGCCCGTCGGCGGATCGGGCAGGCGGTCGAGGAGTACGCCGGCCTCGCCCCCGACCTGACCGCGATGGGTGCGGCCAACATCGCCCTGTGGCGGCAGATCCTGCACGGCTGCGGCAACACCGCCTACCTGTTGGCCTTCAACAGCCTGGTCGCCGGTGCCCTGGCGGTGGCCGAGGTGCCGCCGCAGCGACGGTCCGCCGAGTTGCTCGATGTCGCCGGGCACCGCCGGCTGGCGGAGGCCATCGCCGACGGACGCGACGCCGAGGCCGCCGAGCAGGCCCGGACCCTGCTCACCGCCGCACTCACCGCTCCCACCAGAAAGGACAGTCGAGCATGA
- a CDS encoding YchJ family metal-binding protein — protein sequence MLLGTARRWTGLEILGTDRGGLLDRIGTVEFRAHYREGRDPGTLTERSRFVREEGRWVYLGADQG from the coding sequence TTGCTCCTCGGCACCGCCCGACGCTGGACCGGGCTGGAGATCCTCGGCACCGACCGCGGTGGCCTCCTCGACCGCATCGGCACCGTCGAGTTCCGCGCCCACTACCGCGAGGGCCGTGATCCGGGCACGCTGACCGAGCGCAGCCGCTTCGTCCGCGAGGAGGGCCGCTGGGTCTACCTGGGCGCCGACCAGGGCTGA
- the rnhA gene encoding ribonuclease HI, producing MVDEVAGPVVEIWTDGACSGNPGPGGWGAVLRYGAHERELRGGEADPTTNNRMELTAAIEALESLTRPATVELHTDSTYVRNGITGWLASWKRNGWRTAAKQPVKNADLWQRLEAAGARHRITWLWVKGHNGHPENERADALANQGMNEARAGARRGVSNR from the coding sequence ATGGTGGACGAGGTGGCCGGCCCGGTGGTGGAGATCTGGACCGACGGCGCGTGCAGCGGCAACCCCGGCCCGGGCGGCTGGGGCGCGGTGCTGCGCTACGGGGCCCACGAGCGCGAACTGCGCGGCGGGGAGGCGGACCCGACCACCAACAACCGGATGGAGCTGACCGCCGCCATCGAGGCGCTGGAGAGCCTGACCCGTCCGGCCACGGTCGAGTTGCACACCGACAGCACGTACGTGCGCAACGGCATCACCGGTTGGTTGGCGTCCTGGAAACGCAACGGCTGGCGGACCGCGGCGAAGCAGCCGGTCAAGAACGCCGACCTGTGGCAGCGGCTCGAGGCGGCGGGCGCCCGCCACCGGATCACCTGGCTGTGGGTGAAGGGGCATAACGGGCATCCGGAGAACGAGCGGGCCGACGCGCTGGCCAACCAGGGGATGAACGAGGCGCGGGCCGGGGCCCGACGAGGCGTATCGAATCGATGA
- a CDS encoding beta propeller repeat protein, whose product MKRRRRHLLVGLAVGALVASTGLVGIHYAGAEVPAPVAVGGEMPDALGAHLERLRRAVPGDGGMSPDGPGGAAQQAFLERAYPADAITIAQLDRSKAAFTAADRRFRGGRQWTNVGPSEALYPFTEYRNAFNYVPNEYVAGGRVTSIDISPDCNKLLCRAYVTPAGGGVWGTLNILAATPKWFYLGGPLGINAAGAVTIDRNDRTGLTIYVGTGEANTCGSGCVAGVGLYRSTNGGLTWSGPLGKNVLAGKGIGEITIKPGDPKTLYVATTTALRGMSSSCCGGVTRPVPDAEKWGLYKSTNGGKSWKFIHNGSADATACTGSTAEYNNAASCSPRGVRQVKLDPRDANIVYASSYARGVWRSSDAGATWTQIKPSLNAAMFQTRAAIDVTALPGGKTRMYVYEGNTGNPYSRLFRSDDVATGGPTFTDLTSSNPADPGFATYNQCTGQCWYDVFVHTPQGHPDIVYTGGSYVYGETIAHKRGVVLSTDAGVSGTDMTYDGTDELHPNGLHPDQHDLVTNPRNPYQFFEASDGGVMRSSGTLVDRSGWCDNPDRRLTTQTQRDRCRQMLSKIPSKLEGVNKGMNTLQFISLSASPHDVNLLQGGTQDNGTWENKGQRQRWVNTMIGDGGASGWDVARPEFRFHTYYDVTPEVSFAGGDIASWIWTADPIYGQPGNLFYAPVISDPKVSGTMFAGTGLSVYRTKTFGLGDRSLAEADRICNTWVGTFEEDCGDWEPLGTTNLTGAGWGDRAGGAVSVVQRVDSDSSTAWAATSTGRVFVTRNADAEPAAAVTWTRVDTAATPNRFVTSVHIDPADPARAWISYSGYGSNTPTTLGHAFEVKATGGGATWTDRSYDFGDQPITDLVRDDVTGDLYASTDFGVLLLPKGKKSWTKAARGMPNVEVAGLTIVPGERVLYAASHGLGAWKLTLR is encoded by the coding sequence GTGAAGCGTAGACGTCGCCATCTGCTCGTAGGTCTGGCGGTCGGTGCCCTGGTGGCCTCGACCGGTCTGGTCGGAATCCACTACGCCGGCGCCGAGGTGCCGGCGCCCGTCGCGGTCGGCGGGGAGATGCCCGACGCCCTCGGCGCCCATCTGGAGCGGCTGCGCCGGGCCGTCCCCGGTGACGGCGGCATGTCGCCCGACGGGCCCGGCGGCGCCGCGCAGCAGGCATTCCTGGAGCGCGCCTACCCCGCCGACGCGATCACCATCGCCCAACTGGACCGGTCGAAGGCGGCCTTCACCGCGGCCGACCGGCGGTTCAGGGGCGGCCGGCAGTGGACCAACGTCGGCCCCAGCGAGGCGCTCTACCCGTTCACCGAGTACCGCAACGCCTTCAACTACGTGCCCAACGAGTACGTCGCGGGTGGCCGGGTCACCTCGATCGACATCAGCCCGGACTGCAACAAGCTGCTCTGCCGGGCGTACGTCACCCCGGCCGGTGGCGGCGTCTGGGGCACCCTGAACATTCTCGCCGCCACGCCCAAGTGGTTCTACCTCGGCGGCCCGCTGGGCATCAACGCCGCCGGCGCGGTGACGATCGACCGCAACGACCGCACCGGCCTGACCATCTACGTCGGCACCGGCGAGGCCAACACCTGCGGCTCCGGCTGTGTCGCCGGCGTCGGCCTGTACCGGTCGACCAACGGCGGCCTGACCTGGTCCGGCCCGCTCGGCAAGAACGTCCTCGCCGGCAAGGGCATCGGTGAGATCACCATCAAGCCCGGTGACCCGAAGACGCTCTACGTGGCCACCACCACCGCCCTGCGCGGCATGTCCAGCTCCTGCTGCGGCGGTGTCACCCGGCCGGTGCCGGACGCCGAGAAGTGGGGCCTCTACAAGTCCACCAACGGCGGCAAGAGCTGGAAGTTCATCCACAACGGCTCGGCCGACGCCACGGCCTGCACCGGCAGCACCGCCGAGTACAACAACGCGGCCAGTTGCTCACCGCGCGGGGTACGCCAGGTCAAGCTCGACCCGCGCGACGCCAACATCGTCTACGCCTCCTCGTACGCCCGGGGCGTGTGGCGCTCGTCGGACGCCGGTGCGACCTGGACCCAGATCAAGCCGTCGCTCAACGCCGCGATGTTCCAGACCCGGGCGGCGATCGACGTGACCGCGCTGCCGGGCGGCAAGACCCGGATGTACGTCTACGAGGGCAACACCGGCAACCCGTACTCGCGGCTGTTCCGCAGCGACGACGTGGCCACCGGCGGCCCGACGTTCACCGACCTGACCAGCTCCAACCCGGCCGACCCCGGCTTCGCCACCTACAACCAGTGCACCGGCCAGTGCTGGTACGACGTGTTCGTGCACACCCCGCAGGGGCACCCGGACATCGTCTACACCGGCGGCTCCTACGTCTACGGCGAGACGATCGCCCACAAGCGGGGTGTCGTCCTCTCCACCGACGCCGGGGTCAGCGGCACCGACATGACGTACGACGGCACCGACGAGTTGCACCCCAACGGCCTGCACCCCGACCAGCACGACCTGGTCACCAACCCGCGCAACCCGTACCAGTTCTTCGAGGCCAGCGACGGCGGGGTGATGCGATCGAGCGGCACCCTCGTCGACCGGTCGGGCTGGTGCGACAACCCGGACCGCAGGCTGACCACCCAGACGCAGCGGGATCGCTGCCGGCAGATGCTGTCGAAGATCCCGTCCAAGCTGGAGGGCGTGAACAAGGGGATGAACACGCTACAGTTCATCAGCCTGTCGGCCAGCCCGCACGACGTGAACCTGCTCCAGGGCGGCACCCAGGACAACGGCACCTGGGAGAACAAGGGTCAACGCCAGCGCTGGGTCAACACGATGATCGGTGACGGTGGCGCCTCCGGCTGGGACGTCGCCCGCCCCGAGTTCCGGTTCCACACCTACTACGACGTCACGCCCGAGGTGAGCTTCGCCGGCGGCGACATCGCCAGCTGGATCTGGACGGCCGACCCGATCTACGGCCAGCCGGGCAACCTGTTCTACGCCCCGGTGATCAGCGACCCGAAGGTCAGCGGCACCATGTTCGCCGGCACCGGCCTGTCGGTCTACCGCACCAAGACCTTCGGCCTGGGCGACCGCAGCCTGGCCGAGGCCGACCGGATCTGCAACACCTGGGTCGGCACCTTCGAGGAGGACTGCGGTGACTGGGAGCCGCTGGGCACCACCAACCTGACCGGCGCCGGGTGGGGCGACCGGGCCGGTGGGGCCGTTTCGGTGGTCCAGCGGGTCGATTCCGACAGCTCCACCGCGTGGGCGGCCACCAGCACCGGCCGGGTCTTCGTCACCCGCAACGCCGATGCCGAGCCGGCCGCCGCGGTGACCTGGACCCGGGTCGACACCGCCGCCACGCCGAACCGCTTCGTCACCAGCGTCCACATCGACCCGGCCGACCCGGCCCGGGCGTGGATCTCCTACAGCGGCTACGGCTCCAACACCCCGACCACCCTGGGGCACGCGTTCGAGGTGAAGGCCACGGGCGGCGGGGCGACCTGGACCGACCGGTCGTACGACTTCGGCGACCAGCCGATCACCGACCTGGTCCGCGACGACGTCACCGGTGACCTGTACGCCTCCACCGACTTCGGCGTGCTGCTGCTGCCGAAGGGCAAGAAGTCCTGGACCAAGGCGGCTCGCGGGATGCCGAACGTCGAGGTCGCCGGACTGACCATCGTGCCCGGCGAGCGGGTCCTCTACGCCGCCTCGCACGGGCTCGGCGCCTGGAAACTCACCCTGAGGTAG
- a CDS encoding serine/threonine-protein kinase, producing MIGWQVSGYTPVRRLGAGASGSVDLAVHDATGTPVAIKYLAGRPGDEVSRDAFRDEARLLADIDDPYVCRLYEYVEAPGGAAIVMELVNGVSLRQMLRAQGPTTPEAALCVLKGSLAGLAAAHLHGVVHRDYKPENVLVTAEGASKLADFGIAMPVGTSSGGSVTGTPRYMAPEQWTGAPASPAGDIYAATATFFECLTGHPPYDGRDLATLRQQHARAPIPTDPAPRPVHGLLRHGMSKRPDDRPQPAQIFLATLEQVAAGAYGADWEDRGLRELARRAALLAALFPFPDGTGGAVSVASTALGASTPPPGGDGSGAPASRRTGRARAALVGSGLVAALLVGGAGLSYAAKDEPPAAVGTATEASTDLTGGLAPPGVPVTPTSTPDGPATATPAHRPSRPQAAPTRPTAPPPRPGRGRR from the coding sequence ATGATCGGTTGGCAGGTTTCCGGCTACACCCCGGTCCGTCGGCTCGGCGCCGGTGCCTCCGGCAGCGTCGACCTCGCCGTCCACGACGCCACCGGTACTCCGGTGGCGATCAAGTACCTGGCCGGCCGGCCCGGCGACGAGGTGTCCCGGGACGCCTTCCGGGACGAGGCACGGCTGCTGGCCGACATCGATGACCCGTACGTCTGCCGTCTCTACGAATATGTGGAGGCGCCCGGCGGCGCGGCCATCGTGATGGAACTGGTCAACGGCGTCTCGCTGCGCCAGATGCTGCGCGCCCAGGGCCCGACCACGCCGGAGGCGGCGCTGTGCGTACTCAAGGGCTCGCTCGCGGGGCTCGCCGCGGCCCACCTGCACGGCGTGGTGCATCGCGACTACAAGCCGGAGAACGTGCTGGTCACCGCCGAGGGAGCGAGCAAGCTCGCCGACTTCGGCATCGCCATGCCGGTTGGGACCAGCTCCGGCGGCAGCGTCACCGGCACCCCGCGCTACATGGCCCCCGAGCAGTGGACCGGTGCTCCCGCCAGCCCGGCCGGCGACATCTACGCGGCCACCGCGACCTTCTTCGAGTGCCTCACCGGCCATCCACCGTACGACGGGAGGGACCTGGCCACCCTGCGTCAACAGCACGCCCGTGCGCCGATTCCCACCGATCCGGCACCGCGCCCGGTGCACGGCCTGCTGCGTCACGGGATGTCCAAGCGTCCCGACGACCGGCCGCAGCCCGCGCAGATCTTCCTGGCCACCCTGGAACAGGTGGCCGCCGGCGCGTACGGCGCGGACTGGGAGGATCGCGGGCTGCGGGAGTTGGCCCGGCGGGCGGCGCTGCTGGCCGCCCTCTTCCCGTTCCCGGACGGCACCGGCGGCGCCGTCAGCGTGGCCAGCACGGCGCTCGGCGCGTCCACCCCGCCGCCCGGCGGCGACGGCTCCGGTGCGCCCGCGTCCCGGCGCACCGGACGGGCCCGAGCGGCGCTGGTCGGGAGTGGGCTGGTGGCGGCGTTGCTGGTCGGTGGTGCCGGGCTGAGCTACGCCGCGAAGGACGAACCACCGGCGGCCGTGGGAACGGCCACCGAGGCCAGCACGGACCTGACCGGCGGCCTCGCCCCGCCCGGCGTCCCCGTCACGCCGACGTCCACCCCGGACGGACCGGCGACCGCCACCCCGGCACACCGCCCGTCCCGACCGCAGGCGGCACCGACCCGACCGACGGCGCCTCCGCCTCGCCCGGGCCGAGGCCGTCGGTGA
- a CDS encoding AMP-dependent synthetase/ligase yields the protein MRETAVEPIVGGDDGSLAEQVWRNAAEDPDTVQFIRPDPDPRSWPVRRSGRGGALPVSCRQFRDDVLAVARGLLAAGVAHGDRIGLLSRTRYEWTLVDYALWSVGAVTVPIYDTSSVDQVRWILGDSGAVGCVVETADHAITVEGLRPDLPSLRRTWRIDAGGLIELAAQGRQVDAGEVDARRDAVTGADMATIVYTSGTTGPPKGCVLTHRNISTDIGNATAVLPQLLHPGASTVLFLPLAHAFARLIQVGMVHNRACMVHSADVSGVLDQLRRFRPTFILAVPRMFEKMHDQARRSAEDTHRGWLFSLAERAAVRYSRGLDTPTGPGAPLRLAHLLFDLVAYRKLRSALGGRCRLAIVGGAPLGERLGHFFRGAGITVLEGYGLTETSPALAANLPTAMRIGTVGRPLPGVRIRVTDDREIHAQGEVVFTGYWNNPAATRETLTADGWLRTGDLGQLDDDGFLRITGRTKEIMVTAAGKNIAPAPIEERIRAHPLVSQVMLVGDGRPYVAALVSVDPQGWQRWRDQHGQPGASVAKLRDDPQLRGAIQEAVDEANRTVSHAEQVKTFRILPRDLTEADGELTPTLKIKRDAVQDHFADDIAALYRGH from the coding sequence GTGCGCGAGACAGCGGTTGAGCCGATCGTCGGCGGCGACGATGGCAGCCTGGCTGAGCAGGTGTGGCGCAACGCGGCCGAGGATCCGGACACGGTGCAGTTCATCCGCCCGGACCCGGACCCCCGGTCGTGGCCGGTCCGCCGCTCCGGACGTGGCGGCGCCCTGCCGGTGAGCTGCCGGCAGTTCCGCGACGACGTGCTCGCCGTGGCCCGCGGTCTGCTCGCCGCCGGGGTCGCCCACGGCGATCGGATCGGTCTGCTCAGCCGCACCCGCTACGAGTGGACGCTCGTCGACTACGCGCTCTGGTCGGTCGGCGCGGTCACCGTGCCGATTTACGACACCTCCAGCGTCGACCAGGTCCGCTGGATCCTCGGCGACTCCGGTGCGGTCGGCTGCGTGGTGGAGACCGCCGACCACGCCATCACGGTGGAGGGCCTGCGACCGGACCTGCCGTCGTTGCGGCGGACCTGGCGCATCGACGCCGGTGGTCTGATCGAGCTGGCCGCACAGGGCCGCCAGGTCGACGCTGGCGAGGTCGATGCGCGCCGGGACGCGGTGACCGGTGCCGACATGGCCACGATCGTCTACACCAGCGGCACCACCGGCCCGCCGAAGGGTTGCGTGCTGACCCACCGCAACATCTCCACCGACATCGGTAACGCCACCGCGGTGCTGCCGCAGCTGCTGCACCCGGGCGCGTCGACGGTGCTGTTCCTGCCGCTGGCGCACGCCTTCGCCCGGCTGATCCAGGTCGGCATGGTGCACAACCGCGCCTGCATGGTGCACAGTGCCGACGTCTCCGGGGTGCTCGACCAACTGCGCCGGTTCCGGCCCACCTTCATCCTCGCCGTGCCCCGGATGTTCGAGAAGATGCACGACCAGGCCCGGCGCTCCGCCGAGGACACGCACCGGGGATGGCTGTTCAGCCTCGCCGAGCGGGCGGCGGTGCGGTACAGCCGGGGTCTGGACACACCGACCGGGCCGGGAGCGCCGCTGCGCCTGGCGCACCTGCTGTTCGACCTGGTTGCGTACCGGAAGCTGCGCAGCGCGCTCGGCGGACGGTGCCGGCTGGCCATCGTGGGCGGTGCGCCGCTGGGGGAGCGGCTGGGACACTTCTTCCGTGGCGCGGGAATCACGGTGCTGGAGGGCTACGGGCTGACCGAGACCTCACCGGCGCTGGCGGCGAACCTGCCGACGGCGATGCGGATCGGCACGGTGGGCCGGCCGCTGCCCGGGGTGCGGATCCGGGTCACCGACGACCGGGAGATCCACGCCCAGGGCGAGGTCGTCTTCACCGGCTACTGGAACAATCCGGCGGCCACCCGGGAGACGCTGACCGCCGACGGCTGGCTGCGCACCGGCGACCTCGGCCAGCTCGACGACGACGGTTTCCTGCGGATCACCGGCCGTACGAAGGAGATCATGGTCACCGCCGCCGGCAAGAACATCGCGCCGGCCCCGATCGAGGAACGCATCCGGGCGCATCCGCTGGTCAGCCAGGTCATGCTCGTCGGGGACGGGCGCCCGTACGTCGCCGCGCTGGTCTCCGTGGACCCGCAGGGCTGGCAACGATGGCGGGATCAGCACGGGCAGCCCGGGGCGTCCGTGGCCAAGCTGCGCGATGACCCGCAACTGCGTGGTGCGATCCAGGAGGCGGTCGACGAGGCCAACCGGACGGTCTCCCATGCCGAGCAGGTCAAGACCTTCCGGATCCTGCCCCGGGACCTCACCGAGGCCGACGGGGAACTCACCCCCACCCTGAAGATCAAGCGGGACGCGGTGCAGGACCACTTCGCCGACGACATCGCCGCCCTCTATCGCGGCCACTGA
- a CDS encoding class F sortase encodes MWAHRLGRILVALLAVAGVVLMGTGITRLPARPPQPSGVPHRAETTPGLPPLPRAVPVELRIPTIGVAAPLVAVAADDAGALEVPPLDRPGVAGWYRPGVSPGETGNAVLVGHVDTRSGPAVFFDLGRLRPGDTVHIARKDASLVRFTVDAVRAYPKDRFPTDLVYGPSGAAGLRLVTCGGRFDRDSGGYVDNVIVFATRTP; translated from the coding sequence GTGTGGGCGCACCGCCTGGGCCGCATCCTGGTCGCGCTGCTCGCCGTGGCCGGCGTCGTGCTGATGGGTACGGGGATCACGCGCCTGCCGGCCCGGCCGCCGCAGCCCTCCGGCGTTCCGCATCGGGCGGAGACCACACCGGGCCTGCCGCCGTTGCCCCGCGCCGTCCCCGTCGAGCTGCGGATCCCGACCATCGGCGTGGCCGCACCGCTCGTCGCCGTCGCCGCCGACGACGCCGGGGCGCTGGAGGTGCCACCGCTGGACCGGCCGGGCGTCGCGGGCTGGTACCGGCCAGGAGTCAGCCCCGGCGAGACCGGCAACGCGGTCCTGGTGGGTCACGTGGACACCCGTAGCGGGCCGGCCGTCTTCTTCGACCTGGGGAGGTTGCGCCCCGGCGACACCGTCCACATCGCCCGGAAAGACGCCAGCCTGGTGCGCTTCACCGTGGACGCCGTGCGAGCGTACCCGAAGGACCGCTTCCCCACCGACCTGGTCTACGGCCCGAGCGGCGCGGCCGGGCTTCGCCTGGTCACCTGTGGTGGCCGCTTCGACCGGGACAGCGGCGGATACGTCGACAACGTCATCGTCTTCGCCACCCGGACGCCGTGA